A genomic segment from Anticarsia gemmatalis isolate Benzon Research Colony breed Stoneville strain chromosome 12, ilAntGemm2 primary, whole genome shotgun sequence encodes:
- the LOC142977362 gene encoding uncharacterized protein LOC142977362, giving the protein MAMNGFIENKKDATMLDVEQAFGSNLCRCTGYRPLMDCFKKFATDAPKEHRIMDIENLALCNKGCSKNGCGDEDDWCVVRSDEVHEGSMKSIILKDGKTWYRPATLTQVFEILQAKSSESDYMLVAGNTAKGGFPIDEYPNLLIDISHLEELKQCDFDQNLVIGAGNTLTQFLSILKEHSSQEYFKYLEKLYEHVLLVAHIPVRNVSAFIYTNTISAIVWMFDTQIRQHY; this is encoded by the exons ATGGCCATGAATGG TTtcatagaaaacaaaaaagacGCCACCATGTTGGACGTCGAACAGGCGTTTGGTAGCAACCTGTGTCGGTGCACTGGCTACAGACCACTAATGGATTGTTTCAAGAAATTTGCCACAGATGCTCCCAAAGAACACAGAATCATGGACATTGAAAACCTGGCTCTTTGCAATAAAGGATGTAGTAAAAATGGATGTGGAGACGAGGATGATTGGTGCGTTGTACGAAGTGATGAAGTCCACGAAGGGTCTATGAAGAGCATCATATTGAAAGATGGAAAGACTTGGTACAGACCTGCAACACTCACTCAGGTCTTTGAGATTCTGCAAGCTAAGAGTTCAGAGTCTGATTATATGCTGGTAGCTGGAAATACTGCGAAAG GTGGTTTCCCAATCGATGAGTACCCAAACCTCTTGATCGACATTAGCCACCTCGAAGAGTTGAAGCAATGTGACTTCGATCAGAACCTGGTCATCGGGGCTGGGAACACCCTGACACAGTTCTTGAGCATCCTGAAGGAACACTCTTCTCAGGAGTACTTCAAATACTTGGAAAAGTTGTATGAGCATGTGCTGCTGGTCGCTCATATTCCTGTTAGAAATGTAAGtgcttttatttatactaatactataagtGCAATAGTTTGGATGTTTGATACTCAAATACGCCAACACTACTAA